One segment of Daphnia magna isolate NIES linkage group LG2, ASM2063170v1.1, whole genome shotgun sequence DNA contains the following:
- the LOC116917011 gene encoding uncharacterized protein LOC116917011 isoform X1, whose amino-acid sequence MQMPTGTCVQASSRRIESDLLTLAFLFGYSSNGKHYNMSHNVTNTFVNTTSAILLNPGYIKTMDGILKILQLIVGCPVIGLVGHFIDQSSPLFFTAELLLLLIATSCLITTTCLLVSCLLSISATTIISKTLFELTYHVIAFCLYLASSVYMLVLTSRHQNLEDPKIGLYALMTAGIFGVINTILYIMSFFKALCNQCGLYDDRVLGQRKNETTTGLL is encoded by the exons ATGCAGATGCCCACAGGCACTTGTGTTCAAGCAAGCAGTCGACGCATTGAATCGGACTTGTTGACATTAGCCTTCTTATTTGGATATTCCTCAAACG GGAAGCATTATAACATGTCACATAACGTGACAAATACCTTTGTAAACACAACCTCGGCTATACTATTGAACCCGGGCTATATAAAAACGATGGATGGAATCCTCAAAATCCTGCAACTG ATTGTGGGATGCCCCGTTATTGGATTAGTTGGCCACTTTATTGATCAAAGTAGTCCATTGTTTTTCACG GCCGAACTACTTCTATTATTGATCGCTACATCATGTTTGATCACGACGACTTGCCTTCTGGTCAGCTGCCTCCTCTCCATTTCAGCGACCACAATTATTTCCAAAACCCTTTTT GAACTAACCTACCATGTGATTGCGTTCTGTCTTTACCTGGCGTCGTCCGTCTACATGCTCGTGCTGACATCGCGCCATCAAAATCTCGAAGATCCGAAGATAGGCCTATACGCCCTGATGACGGCCGGG ATATTCGGGGTCATCAATACGATCCTgtacattatgagtttttttaaGGCTCTCTGCAATCAGTGCGGTTTATATGATGACCGCGTTCTCGGGCAACGCAAAAACGAAACCACCACAGGCTTGTTAtag
- the LOC116917011 gene encoding uncharacterized protein LOC116917011 isoform X2 yields the protein MSHNVTNTFVNTTSAILLNPGYIKTMDGILKILQLIVGCPVIGLVGHFIDQSSPLFFTAELLLLLIATSCLITTTCLLVSCLLSISATTIISKTLFELTYHVIAFCLYLASSVYMLVLTSRHQNLEDPKIGLYALMTAGIFGVINTILYIMSFFKALCNQCGLYDDRVLGQRKNETTTGLL from the exons ATGTCACATAACGTGACAAATACCTTTGTAAACACAACCTCGGCTATACTATTGAACCCGGGCTATATAAAAACGATGGATGGAATCCTCAAAATCCTGCAACTG ATTGTGGGATGCCCCGTTATTGGATTAGTTGGCCACTTTATTGATCAAAGTAGTCCATTGTTTTTCACG GCCGAACTACTTCTATTATTGATCGCTACATCATGTTTGATCACGACGACTTGCCTTCTGGTCAGCTGCCTCCTCTCCATTTCAGCGACCACAATTATTTCCAAAACCCTTTTT GAACTAACCTACCATGTGATTGCGTTCTGTCTTTACCTGGCGTCGTCCGTCTACATGCTCGTGCTGACATCGCGCCATCAAAATCTCGAAGATCCGAAGATAGGCCTATACGCCCTGATGACGGCCGGG ATATTCGGGGTCATCAATACGATCCTgtacattatgagtttttttaaGGCTCTCTGCAATCAGTGCGGTTTATATGATGACCGCGTTCTCGGGCAACGCAAAAACGAAACCACCACAGGCTTGTTAtag